The following proteins come from a genomic window of Streptomyces sp. GS7:
- a CDS encoding helix-turn-helix domain-containing protein: MASNVNPTVRRRRLGQELRRLREAKGLTAEEVAERLLVSQSKISRLENGRRSISQRDVRDLCGVYEVEDHRIVDSLMQMAKDSRQQGWWHAFGDIPYSVYIGLETEAASLRTYESLLVPGLLQTPGYAEAVIPGAVPELAPDDLEKRIQVRMRRQERVNDTDRPLRLWVVLDESALRRVVGSHLVMREQLEQLVEVSRLPHVTVQVLPYETGAHAGMSGTFSILEFDDAADSSVVYIEGVTSDLYLEKTNDVHKYTIMYEHLRAQALSADASREFIAEAAKRHADAMS, from the coding sequence GTGGCGTCCAACGTCAATCCCACCGTCAGGCGACGCCGCTTGGGCCAGGAGCTGCGCAGGCTCCGGGAGGCCAAGGGCCTGACGGCGGAGGAGGTGGCCGAGCGGCTGCTGGTCTCCCAGTCGAAGATCAGTCGGCTGGAGAACGGCCGCCGCAGCATCAGCCAGCGCGATGTCCGCGACCTGTGCGGGGTCTACGAGGTCGAGGACCACCGGATAGTGGATTCGCTGATGCAGATGGCGAAGGACTCCCGGCAGCAGGGCTGGTGGCACGCGTTCGGCGACATCCCGTACAGCGTCTACATCGGCCTGGAGACCGAGGCGGCGTCGCTGCGGACGTACGAGTCGTTGCTGGTGCCCGGACTGCTCCAGACCCCCGGTTATGCCGAGGCGGTCATTCCCGGCGCGGTCCCGGAGCTGGCGCCGGACGACCTGGAGAAGCGCATCCAGGTGCGGATGCGGCGTCAGGAGCGGGTCAACGACACGGACCGCCCGCTGCGGCTGTGGGTGGTGCTGGACGAGAGCGCGCTGCGGCGGGTGGTCGGCAGCCACCTGGTCATGCGCGAGCAACTGGAGCAGCTCGTCGAGGTGAGCAGGCTTCCGCATGTGACGGTGCAGGTGCTGCCGTACGAAACCGGTGCGCACGCCGGGATGTCGGGGACGTTCTCGATCCTGGAATTCGACGACGCCGCCGATTCGAGTGTGGTCTACATCGAGGGTGTCACCAGCGATCTCTATCTGGAGAAAACCAACGATGTGCACAAATACACCATCATGTACGAGCATCTGCGGGCACAGGCGTTGAGTGCGGACGCCAGCCGGGAGTTCATCGCGGAGGCGGCGAAAAGGCATGCGGATGCGATGAGTTGA
- a CDS encoding GOLPH3/VPS74 family protein, which yields MGRSRRTIPEELLLLALDPATGTTAQPQSLDLGLAGAQLVELALAGRIAPDGDRIAVVMARPTGDPTLDSALELLRRRGSPVRAVHWIGGPRLGLRQTYLTHLERCGMVHAVAGQMCGVLPTTRYQATETAISREIRARLDNAIRTGVPPDPRTAALAALAHAVGLGKHLYPGNEGRSSRSRLRDLIRHDPMGGLVAHAVMDVQNGAAAQPRRAAGAGPGSGPGARQPAARAATETAGVPVQSRRHGHGSMARVGAR from the coding sequence ATGGGCAGGAGCCGCAGAACAATTCCGGAGGAGCTTCTGCTGCTGGCTTTGGACCCGGCCACGGGCACCACAGCGCAGCCGCAGTCGCTCGACCTCGGCCTGGCCGGGGCCCAGCTAGTAGAGCTGGCTCTGGCAGGACGGATAGCCCCAGACGGGGATCGTATCGCCGTGGTGATGGCACGGCCGACAGGAGATCCGACTCTGGACTCCGCGCTCGAACTGCTGCGCCGACGCGGCAGTCCGGTGCGCGCAGTCCACTGGATCGGCGGGCCCCGGCTGGGGCTGCGCCAGACGTATCTCACGCATCTGGAACGGTGCGGCATGGTGCATGCCGTGGCGGGTCAGATGTGCGGGGTGCTGCCGACGACGCGCTACCAAGCGACCGAGACGGCCATCAGCCGGGAGATCAGGGCCCGGCTGGACAACGCGATCCGCACCGGCGTACCACCGGACCCGCGGACCGCGGCGCTCGCCGCGCTGGCCCACGCGGTCGGTCTCGGCAAGCACCTCTATCCAGGGAACGAGGGGCGGTCATCGCGCTCCCGTCTCCGGGATCTGATCCGCCACGACCCGATGGGCGGACTGGTCGCGCACGCCGTCATGGATGTGCAGAACGGCGCGGCGGCGCAGCCCCGGCGGGCCGCGGGCGCGGGACCGGGCAGCGGCCCGGGTGCCCGGCAGCCGGCGGCTCGGGCCGCGACCGAGACGGCCGGTGTGCCGGTGCAGTCACGGCGCCACGGCCACGGCAGCATGGCCCGGGTAGGCGCCCGCTGA
- a CDS encoding D-alanyl-D-alanine carboxypeptidase encodes MAGESPDKSDKKSDKEQSSGETARTERDPRLSVRRKGRDGTAEPAGADGDADAEPAADADADAVDASDAEPAAPSKPGSKSGSGSESKSGAGKGSAGSKGSKDSKDSKGAAGAKGSGAGAGRTPESAKEPEAPQEAAEGDAGASGGDDRLRAAVAAWVARTDDVEATDTSTDTAADDADAADTAADVDGAAGAGPAKVTESAAKSGVKSGAGVKGEASGGGKEAASESGSAAGAGAGAAAASDSPAVDQATAVFKTAGLKRGEAGNADEAPADDATRVFAIAKLKEGEVKGESAAEERPVDSPTTTFKIDKGAARKAEEADAKANGEEKARADAKAKGDAKAGDGAKAGDEDERDAERTSQFVALKSTDGGAAERSIGKTAPKTPARTAGKAAEAVDKSEKTNKTDKTEKTDKSESEKSDKGASAAAADAADAGKGKADGGTSTAGAPAKAPEKAPEKAPEKAPGAAPGALPAAVPAKPAGKPAVVPPAADSATASGSKAGSATESAAESAGESAAESESERTRQEPLPPLDLLAKLTNTPPPPETPLRTIVRRFKIWTPLVVLLGIIFVIVQSVRPLPGPTLAVGSSTAFTFQGGKLSMPWPDQGQAAAEVVGVGSLGTSGQAKPVPTASVAKVMTAYVILRDHPLKKGEKGETITIDPQGEADSHKQDESRVPLKAGQTFNEYQMLQMLMIPSGNNVARQLARWDSGSEDAFTKKMNAAAKDLGMTQTTYTDPSGLDKTTVSTAVDQLKLAEAVMKNDAFRAVVTTENVKIDGLPDKIYNNNSLLTTMAGVVRGIKTGSSSPAGGTFMWAAYRTVGGKDQLLLGVTMDQHARGTDPNAHLQLALDNSQKVIGAAKDALSSATVVKKGQVVGYVDDGLDGQTPVVATKDLTAVGWPGMKATFSIANGGKAVPHTAKAGTVVGELTVGNGASQQKVPVALQSDLAEPTFGAKLTRLG; translated from the coding sequence GTGGCGGGCGAGTCCCCCGACAAGTCGGACAAGAAGTCGGACAAGGAGCAGTCGTCGGGGGAGACGGCGCGCACCGAACGCGATCCGCGGCTGTCCGTTCGCCGCAAGGGCCGGGACGGGACGGCGGAGCCGGCCGGGGCGGACGGGGATGCGGACGCGGAGCCGGCGGCGGACGCGGATGCGGATGCGGTGGACGCTTCGGACGCGGAGCCGGCGGCGCCGTCGAAGCCGGGGTCGAAGTCGGGCTCGGGGTCCGAGTCGAAGTCGGGGGCCGGGAAGGGCTCGGCGGGCTCGAAGGGTTCCAAGGACTCCAAGGACTCCAAGGGGGCGGCGGGCGCGAAGGGCTCGGGTGCGGGCGCGGGGCGTACGCCGGAGTCCGCGAAGGAGCCTGAGGCGCCTCAGGAGGCCGCGGAGGGCGACGCCGGGGCCTCGGGCGGCGACGACCGTCTGCGGGCCGCTGTGGCCGCCTGGGTCGCGCGTACGGACGATGTAGAGGCCACGGACACGTCCACGGACACCGCCGCGGACGACGCCGATGCCGCGGACACCGCCGCGGACGTGGACGGTGCCGCGGGTGCCGGGCCGGCGAAGGTCACCGAGTCGGCCGCGAAGTCCGGTGTGAAGTCCGGTGCGGGTGTGAAGGGGGAGGCGTCCGGGGGCGGGAAGGAGGCCGCGTCCGAAAGTGGGTCGGCGGCCGGTGCCGGTGCCGGGGCTGCCGCCGCGTCGGATTCCCCCGCCGTCGACCAGGCGACCGCCGTCTTCAAGACGGCGGGCTTGAAGAGGGGCGAGGCCGGGAACGCCGACGAGGCGCCGGCCGACGACGCCACGCGAGTGTTTGCCATCGCGAAGTTGAAGGAGGGGGAGGTGAAGGGCGAGAGCGCGGCGGAGGAACGTCCCGTCGACAGCCCGACCACCACCTTCAAGATCGACAAGGGTGCCGCGAGGAAGGCCGAAGAGGCCGACGCGAAGGCGAACGGCGAGGAGAAGGCGCGCGCCGACGCCAAGGCGAAGGGCGACGCGAAGGCCGGGGACGGTGCCAAGGCCGGGGACGAGGACGAGCGGGACGCCGAGCGGACCAGCCAGTTCGTGGCGCTGAAGTCGACGGACGGCGGCGCGGCGGAGCGGTCGATCGGGAAGACCGCGCCCAAGACCCCGGCGCGTACGGCCGGCAAGGCGGCCGAGGCCGTCGACAAGAGCGAGAAGACCAACAAGACCGACAAGACGGAGAAGACCGACAAGAGCGAGAGCGAGAAGAGCGACAAGGGCGCGTCGGCTGCCGCGGCTGACGCGGCCGACGCGGGCAAGGGCAAGGCCGACGGCGGCACGTCGACGGCCGGCGCGCCGGCGAAGGCTCCCGAGAAGGCTCCCGAGAAGGCTCCCGAGAAGGCACCGGGCGCGGCGCCCGGGGCGCTGCCGGCCGCTGTGCCGGCCAAGCCCGCGGGGAAGCCGGCCGTCGTGCCGCCGGCCGCGGATTCCGCCACCGCGTCCGGCTCCAAGGCCGGTTCCGCGACGGAGTCTGCTGCCGAGTCCGCTGGCGAGTCCGCCGCCGAGTCGGAGTCCGAGCGGACCCGGCAGGAGCCGCTGCCGCCGCTGGACCTGCTGGCGAAGCTCACCAACACCCCGCCGCCGCCCGAGACTCCGCTGCGCACCATCGTCCGGCGGTTCAAGATCTGGACCCCGCTGGTCGTGCTGCTGGGGATCATCTTCGTGATCGTCCAGTCGGTGCGGCCGCTGCCCGGCCCGACGCTGGCGGTCGGTTCGTCGACCGCTTTCACGTTCCAGGGCGGCAAGCTCTCGATGCCGTGGCCCGACCAGGGCCAGGCCGCGGCCGAGGTCGTCGGCGTGGGCAGCCTGGGTACGTCCGGCCAGGCCAAGCCGGTGCCGACGGCGAGCGTCGCCAAGGTGATGACCGCGTACGTGATCCTGCGCGACCACCCGCTGAAGAAGGGGGAGAAGGGGGAGACGATCACCATCGACCCGCAGGGGGAGGCCGACTCGCACAAGCAGGACGAGTCGCGGGTGCCGCTCAAGGCGGGGCAGACGTTCAACGAGTACCAGATGCTCCAGATGCTGATGATCCCGTCGGGCAACAACGTGGCGCGCCAGCTGGCCCGTTGGGACTCCGGGTCCGAGGACGCGTTCACGAAGAAGATGAACGCCGCCGCCAAGGACCTGGGCATGACCCAGACCACGTACACCGACCCCAGCGGTCTCGACAAGACGACCGTCAGCACCGCCGTCGACCAGCTCAAGCTCGCCGAGGCGGTGATGAAGAACGACGCCTTCCGCGCGGTCGTCACCACCGAGAACGTCAAGATCGACGGTCTGCCGGACAAGATCTACAACAACAACAGCCTGCTGACGACGATGGCGGGCGTGGTCCGCGGCATCAAGACCGGCTCCAGCTCGCCGGCCGGCGGCACCTTCATGTGGGCCGCGTACCGCACCGTCGGCGGCAAGGACCAGCTGCTGCTCGGTGTGACGATGGACCAGCACGCCCGCGGCACCGACCCCAACGCCCACCTCCAACTGGCCCTGGACAACAGCCAGAAGGTGATCGGCGCGGCCAAGGACGCGCTGTCCTCCGCCACCGTGGTGAAGAAGGGGCAGGTCGTCGGCTACGTGGACGACGGGCTCGACGGCCAGACGCCGGTGGTCGCCACCAAGGACCTGACGGCGGTCGGCTGGCCCGGGATGAAGGCGACGTTCTCGATCGCCAACGGCGGCAAGGCCGTACCGCACACGGCGAAGGCCGGCACGGTCGTCGGCGAGCTGACCGTCGGCAACGGCGCGAGCCAGCAGAAGGTCCCGGTGGCACTGCAATCGGACCTGGCCGAGCCGACGTTCGGGGCGAAGCTGACCCGGCTGGGGTGA
- a CDS encoding glycosyltransferase family 39 protein, whose product MRSAVVLAPAGLMLFLGAWGIRRQDAIWRDEAVTYDMAHRSLSDLWLTLLHVDVVHGLYYALMHVWFVVYDATLGSTLGAVIGLRLPSVVAMTAAAAGIALLGERLVGRRAGLFAGLAFALIPVVQQYAQEGRSYATICAAVVWATYLLVLAAAHPRRQLWWGYTALMLFACLLHEFAALALPAHGAAVILARLPRRVLRAWALSAVAVLAGLAPLAVFSTRQSAQISWLMWPDPLQLLTFAVLAVLGSGCARVPIRSRGPVGLRAVGIPLLILPTLLLLLLSHVEPAYVDRYVLYYVAGFALVAGAALARLLRPAGERGQTRGRLLRRVLALSLALAALLPVDVHLRSPDSRVDDATAVAQAVREVSEPGDGLLFMPSRRRVWMATRPHDFRGLDDLALAKSPVASHTLYGTELSGDQIRDRMLASRRIVVAGDPSGQPVDDNDQEIAKRATLRGEFMVCGSTEVRGARITVYARAGDGGGCRDGAGAVRQPPGGPRIDRYPGAASTRPCPDAALS is encoded by the coding sequence GTGCGCAGCGCGGTGGTGCTGGCGCCCGCGGGGCTGATGCTGTTCCTGGGGGCGTGGGGGATCCGCCGGCAGGACGCCATCTGGCGCGACGAGGCGGTCACTTACGACATGGCGCACCGCAGCCTGTCCGATCTGTGGCTGACGCTGCTCCACGTCGATGTCGTGCACGGCCTGTACTACGCGCTGATGCACGTCTGGTTCGTCGTCTACGACGCCACCCTCGGCAGCACCCTCGGCGCGGTGATCGGCCTGCGGCTGCCGTCGGTCGTGGCGATGACGGCCGCCGCGGCGGGGATCGCGCTGCTGGGGGAGCGCCTGGTCGGGCGGCGGGCGGGACTGTTCGCGGGGCTCGCCTTCGCGCTGATCCCGGTCGTGCAGCAGTACGCGCAGGAGGGGCGCTCCTACGCGACGATCTGTGCGGCGGTCGTCTGGGCCACGTATCTGCTGGTGCTCGCCGCCGCCCACCCGCGCCGCCAGTTGTGGTGGGGCTATACCGCGCTGATGCTGTTCGCCTGCCTGCTGCACGAGTTCGCGGCGCTGGCGCTGCCCGCACACGGTGCCGCCGTCATACTGGCCCGGCTGCCCCGCCGCGTGCTGCGTGCCTGGGCGCTGTCGGCGGTCGCCGTCCTCGCCGGACTCGCCCCGCTCGCGGTGTTCAGCACCCGGCAGTCGGCCCAGATCAGCTGGCTCATGTGGCCGGACCCGCTGCAACTCCTGACGTTCGCGGTCCTCGCGGTCCTCGGCTCCGGCTGCGCCCGCGTCCCCATACGCTCCCGCGGTCCGGTCGGGCTGCGCGCCGTCGGCATCCCGCTGCTGATCCTGCCCACCCTCCTCCTGCTCCTCCTCTCCCACGTCGAACCCGCCTACGTGGACCGCTACGTCCTCTACTACGTGGCGGGCTTCGCGCTGGTCGCGGGCGCCGCGCTGGCCCGGCTGCTGCGGCCGGCGGGCGAACGGGGCCAGACCCGCGGCCGGTTGCTGCGGCGGGTGCTGGCCCTGTCGCTGGCGCTGGCCGCGCTGCTGCCCGTGGACGTCCATCTGCGCAGCCCGGACAGCCGGGTCGACGACGCCACCGCCGTCGCCCAGGCGGTGCGCGAGGTGTCCGAGCCGGGCGACGGGCTCCTCTTCATGCCGTCCCGCCGCCGCGTCTGGATGGCGACCCGGCCGCACGACTTCCGCGGTCTGGACGATCTCGCGCTGGCCAAGAGCCCGGTGGCGTCCCACACCCTCTACGGGACGGAGCTCTCCGGCGACCAGATCCGCGACCGGATGCTGGCCAGCCGCCGGATCGTCGTGGCGGGCGACCCGTCCGGGCAGCCGGTCGACGACAACGACCAGGAGATCGCCAAACGGGCCACGCTGCGTGGGGAGTTCATGGTGTGCGGCAGCACGGAGGTGCGCGGCGCCCGGATAACGGTCTATGCGCGGGCCGGCGACGGGGGCGGCTGCCGCGACGGGGCGGGCGCGGTCCGGCAGCCCCCCGGCGGCCCGCGGATAGACCGTTATCCGGGCGCCGCCTCGACCCGGCCCTGTCCCGATGCGGCCCTGTCCTGA
- a CDS encoding ArsR/SmtB family transcription factor, whose product MTSPTPSPSPDYSSELARLAALLADRTRAAFCLALLDGRAWTAGELAAYAQVAPSTASEHLTRLTDGGLLVERRQGRHRYVQLAGPGVAELLESLTARLGPPAAAPRGLRAASTTTALARGRTCYDHLAGRLGVTITDAMTGRGLLDQDGGFALTDDGRAWFAEALGIPPAVLRGERRPQARGCLDWTERRQHLAGTAGARLCERLLERRWIRRIGSGRAVRLTPAGARALKELLGIDGAAAGLV is encoded by the coding sequence ATGACGTCCCCGACACCTTCGCCGTCTCCCGACTACAGTTCCGAGCTGGCTCGGCTGGCGGCGCTGCTGGCGGACCGCACCCGCGCCGCGTTCTGCCTGGCGCTGCTCGACGGACGGGCCTGGACCGCCGGTGAACTCGCCGCGTACGCGCAGGTCGCGCCGTCGACCGCGAGCGAGCATCTGACCCGGCTGACCGACGGCGGGCTGCTCGTCGAGCGGCGACAGGGCCGGCACCGCTACGTGCAGCTCGCCGGCCCCGGCGTCGCCGAGCTGCTGGAATCGCTCACCGCCCGGCTCGGCCCGCCCGCCGCCGCACCGCGCGGCCTGCGGGCGGCCAGCACGACCACCGCGCTCGCCCGCGGCCGCACCTGCTACGACCACCTCGCCGGCCGCCTCGGCGTCACGATCACCGATGCGATGACCGGCCGCGGGCTGCTCGACCAGGACGGTGGCTTCGCGCTCACCGACGACGGCCGGGCGTGGTTCGCCGAGGCGCTGGGGATTCCGCCCGCGGTGCTGCGCGGCGAACGACGCCCGCAGGCCCGCGGCTGCCTGGACTGGACCGAACGCCGGCAGCACCTCGCGGGCACCGCCGGCGCCCGGCTCTGCGAGCGGCTGCTGGAGCGCCGCTGGATCCGCCGGATCGGCAGCGGGCGCGCGGTACGCCTCACCCCGGCCGGCGCGCGGGCGCTCAAGGAGTTGCTGGGGATCGACGGGGCGGCGGCGGGGCTGGTGTAA
- a CDS encoding sensor histidine kinase, whose protein sequence is MRRPRPAVSLRWKIALTVTAVCCAVAAVLGVLVHNAVARQTVGEVRKETRADLDTALDLFEYGTSREGINSVLDSPELPEELKKLVRRGRRGSMVGSYRGQPVMWAAAPAGNQIMAVWSPYGNTRRTLEKFDTAILGSAVLAATAVALAGLFLARRISRRLTTTAAVARRITAGDLDARVGDVAGRWPRGGPSAYDEVAAVAAALDSVAGSLQGRLQAEQRFTADVAHELRTPLTGILASAALLPEGRPKEMINDRLHALHRLTEDLLEISRLDSGAEHADLAACALGPLVTRSVRATGLDIEVRILADTVVETDRRRLDRILANLVINAHRHGRPPVAVTVDALPGGIPTIEVRDHGPGYPADLLHHGPQRFRTDAPGRGRGHGLGLTIAVGQAAVLGIGLYFTNAPDGGARALLSFPPHPPDRTTATP, encoded by the coding sequence ATGAGGCGGCCCCGCCCCGCCGTCTCCCTCCGCTGGAAGATCGCGCTGACCGTGACGGCGGTGTGCTGCGCGGTCGCCGCGGTCCTCGGCGTGCTCGTGCACAACGCGGTGGCCCGGCAGACCGTCGGCGAGGTCCGCAAGGAGACCCGCGCGGACCTCGACACCGCGCTGGACCTCTTCGAGTACGGCACCTCCCGCGAGGGCATCAACTCCGTTCTGGACTCGCCGGAACTCCCCGAAGAACTGAAGAAGTTGGTGCGCCGCGGCCGACGCGGCAGCATGGTCGGCAGCTATCGCGGACAGCCGGTGATGTGGGCCGCGGCGCCCGCCGGCAACCAGATCATGGCCGTCTGGTCGCCCTACGGGAACACCCGCCGCACCCTGGAGAAGTTCGACACCGCCATCCTCGGCTCGGCCGTGCTCGCCGCCACCGCCGTCGCCCTCGCCGGCCTCTTCCTCGCCCGGCGCATCAGCCGCCGGCTGACCACCACCGCGGCCGTCGCGCGCCGCATCACCGCCGGTGACCTGGACGCGCGGGTCGGCGACGTCGCGGGTCGGTGGCCGCGCGGCGGCCCGTCGGCGTATGACGAGGTGGCGGCGGTGGCGGCGGCCCTGGACTCCGTGGCCGGCTCCCTGCAGGGCCGCCTCCAGGCCGAGCAGCGCTTCACCGCCGACGTCGCCCACGAACTGCGCACCCCGCTCACCGGCATCCTCGCCTCCGCCGCGCTCCTCCCGGAGGGCCGCCCCAAGGAGATGATCAACGACCGGCTGCACGCCCTGCACCGGCTCACCGAGGACCTGCTGGAGATCTCCCGGCTCGACTCCGGCGCCGAACACGCCGACCTCGCCGCCTGCGCACTCGGCCCGCTCGTCACCCGCTCCGTACGCGCCACCGGCCTCGACATCGAGGTACGCATCCTCGCCGACACCGTCGTCGAAACGGACCGGCGCCGCCTGGACCGCATCCTCGCCAACCTCGTCATCAACGCGCACCGGCACGGCCGGCCCCCGGTCGCGGTGACCGTGGACGCCCTGCCCGGCGGCATCCCCACCATCGAGGTGCGCGACCACGGCCCCGGCTATCCCGCGGACCTGCTGCACCACGGCCCGCAGCGCTTCCGCACCGACGCCCCGGGCCGCGGCCGAGGCCACGGTCTGGGCCTGACCATCGCCGTGGGACAGGCCGCCGTCCTCGGCATCGGCCTCTACTTCACCAACGCCCCCGACGGCGGCGCCCGCGCCCTCCTCAGCTTCCCGCCTCACCCCCCGGACCGCACCACCGCCACCCCCTGA
- the recQ gene encoding DNA helicase RecQ translates to MVVSVDVDVDGAPGTGGAAGEAVQVLRRVFGYDAFRGSQQEIIEHVVGGGDAVVLMPTGGGKSLCYQIPSLVRPGVGVVISPLIALMQDQVDALRALGVRAGFLNSTQDLEERRLVEAEFLAGELDLLYLAPERLRVEQTVQLLDRGKISLFAIDEAHCVAQWGHDFRPDYLALSMLHDRWPDVPRIALTATATEATHGEITSRLRMADARHFVASFDRPNIQYRIAAKSEPKKQLLELVRGEHPGDAGIVYCLSRASVEKTAQFLVDNGVAAVPYHAGLDARTRAENQARFLREDGLVVVATIAFGMGIDKPDVRFVAHLDLPKSVEGYYQETGRAGRDGQPSTAWLAYGLQDVVQQRKMIDGSEGDDAHRRRLSAHLDAMLAMCETVACRRVRLLAYFGQESGPCGNCDTCLAPPQTWDGTVPAQKLLSTVVRLQRERGQKFGAGQIIDILMGRKTAKVIQFDHDGLSVFGIGEDLREAEWRGVVRQLLAQGLLAVEGDYGTLVLTEASGEVLRGQREVPMRREPEKPGKAARTAKAKAKRAPVDLPEAALPVFEALRGWRGRTAKEQGVPAYVIFHDATLREIATVQPATTAELGTVSGVGESKLAKYGQQILDVLAGRDAGEAAAEEVPAGAPAAPPAADEDVVPEPPDDIDW, encoded by the coding sequence GTGGTCGTGAGCGTGGACGTGGATGTGGACGGTGCCCCGGGGACGGGCGGGGCGGCGGGCGAGGCGGTGCAGGTACTGCGCCGGGTGTTCGGGTACGACGCCTTCCGCGGGAGTCAGCAGGAGATCATCGAGCACGTCGTAGGGGGCGGCGACGCGGTGGTGCTGATGCCCACCGGAGGCGGGAAGTCGCTGTGCTACCAGATCCCGTCGCTGGTGCGGCCGGGCGTCGGGGTCGTGATCTCGCCATTGATCGCGTTGATGCAGGACCAGGTCGATGCGCTGCGGGCGCTCGGGGTGCGGGCCGGGTTCCTCAACTCGACGCAGGATCTGGAGGAGCGGCGGCTGGTGGAGGCCGAGTTCCTGGCCGGTGAGCTGGATCTGCTGTATCTGGCGCCGGAGCGGCTGCGGGTCGAGCAGACGGTGCAGCTGCTGGACCGCGGGAAGATCTCGCTCTTCGCGATCGACGAGGCGCACTGCGTCGCGCAGTGGGGCCATGACTTCCGGCCGGACTATCTGGCGCTGTCGATGCTGCACGACCGCTGGCCGGACGTGCCGCGGATCGCGCTGACCGCGACGGCGACCGAGGCCACCCACGGCGAGATCACCTCGCGGCTGCGGATGGCGGATGCGCGGCACTTCGTGGCCAGCTTCGACCGGCCGAACATCCAGTACCGGATCGCGGCCAAGAGCGAGCCGAAGAAGCAGCTGCTGGAGCTGGTGCGCGGGGAGCACCCCGGGGACGCCGGCATCGTCTACTGCCTCTCGCGGGCCTCGGTGGAGAAGACCGCGCAGTTCCTGGTGGACAACGGGGTCGCCGCGGTGCCGTATCACGCCGGGCTCGACGCCCGTACGCGTGCGGAGAACCAGGCACGGTTCCTGCGGGAGGACGGGCTGGTCGTGGTCGCCACCATCGCGTTCGGCATGGGGATCGACAAGCCCGATGTGCGGTTCGTGGCGCATCTGGACCTGCCGAAGTCGGTGGAGGGGTACTACCAGGAGACCGGGCGCGCGGGGCGGGACGGTCAGCCGTCGACGGCCTGGCTGGCGTACGGGCTCCAGGACGTGGTCCAGCAGCGGAAGATGATCGACGGATCGGAGGGGGACGACGCGCACCGGCGCCGGCTGTCCGCCCATCTGGACGCGATGCTGGCGATGTGCGAGACGGTGGCGTGCCGGCGGGTGCGGCTGCTGGCGTATTTCGGCCAGGAGAGCGGCCCGTGCGGCAACTGCGACACCTGCCTGGCTCCGCCGCAGACCTGGGACGGGACGGTGCCGGCGCAGAAGCTGCTGTCGACGGTGGTGCGGTTGCAGCGCGAGCGGGGGCAGAAGTTCGGCGCGGGGCAGATCATCGACATCCTGATGGGGCGCAAGACCGCCAAGGTGATCCAGTTCGACCATGACGGGCTGAGCGTCTTCGGGATCGGCGAGGATCTGCGGGAGGCCGAATGGCGGGGCGTGGTGCGGCAGTTGCTGGCGCAGGGCCTGCTGGCGGTCGAGGGGGACTACGGCACGCTGGTGCTCACCGAGGCGAGCGGCGAGGTGCTGCGCGGGCAGCGCGAGGTCCCGATGCGGCGGGAGCCGGAGAAGCCGGGAAAGGCTGCGCGGACGGCGAAGGCCAAGGCCAAGCGGGCGCCGGTGGATCTGCCGGAGGCGGCGCTGCCGGTCTTCGAGGCGCTGCGCGGCTGGCGGGGCCGTACGGCCAAGGAGCAGGGCGTACCGGCGTATGTGATCTTCCATGACGCCACGCTGCGGGAGATCGCGACGGTGCAGCCGGCCACGACGGCCGAGCTGGGCACGGTGAGCGGCGTCGGCGAGAGCAAGCTCGCGAAGTACGGGCAGCAGATCCTGGACGTGCTGGCGGGGCGGGACGCGGGAGAGGCAGCCGCCGAGGAAGTCCCCGCGGGGGCGCCGGCGGCGCCGCCGGCCGCGGACGAGGACGTGGTGCCCGAGCCGCCGGACGACATCGACTGGTGA